The proteins below come from a single Panicum hallii strain FIL2 chromosome 7, PHallii_v3.1, whole genome shotgun sequence genomic window:
- the LOC112899880 gene encoding probable protein phosphatase 2C 41: MARFCCFGAGFSEFTGHGSTASGKGKGRQGQVKVCYGYSLVRGKTNHPMEDYHVANFVEAKGSELGLFAIFDGHLGDTVPAYLQKNLFSNILNEEEFWTHPDRAITKAYEKTDQAILSHTPDLGQGGSTAVTAILVNGRKLWVANVGDSRAVLLKGGEPIQMSIDHDPNVERSVIENRGGFVSNMPGDCPRVCGQLAVSRAFGDRNLKALLRSEPDIKVENIDHTAELLVLASDGLWKVMNNQEVVDVAKRFKDPYAAAKQLIAEALKRDSKDDISCIVVRFKV, encoded by the exons ATGGCAAGGTTTTGCTGCTTCGGTGCCGGTTTCTCAGAG TTTACCGGGCACGGGTCAACAGCATCTGGTAAAGGGAAAGGCCGCCAGGGCCAAGTCAAGGTCTGCTATGGCTATAGCCTTGTAAGAGGGAAGACAAATCATCCAATGGAGGACTACCATGTCGCCAATTTTGTTGAAGCAAAGGGAAGCGAGCTCGGTCTTTTCGCTATTTTTGATGGTCATCTAGGAGATACCGTTCCTGCGTACTTACAGAAGAATCTGTTTTCAAATATTTTGAATGAA GAAGAATTTTGGACACATCCAGATAGAGCGATCACAAAAGCTTATGAAAAAACAGACCAAGCTATTCTGTCACATACTCCAGACTTGGGACAAGGCGGCTCCACTGCTGTAACTGCCATTCTTGTAAACGGCAGGAAGTTGTGGGTAGCTAATGTTGGGGATTCGAGAGCTGTTCTTTTGAAAGGTGGTGAACCCATACAGATGTCAATAGACCATGATCCGAATGTTGAGCGTAGTGTAATTGAAAATAGGGGTGGCTTTGTTTCAAACATGCCAG GAGATTGCCCCCGAGTATGTGGTCAGTTGGCTGTCTCCAGAGCTTTTGGAGACAGGAATCTAAAAGCACTCCTGAGATCAGAGCCTGATATAAAAGTTGAAAACATAGATCACACCGCTGAGCTACTTGTCCTTGCAAGTGACGGTCTTTGGAAG GTGATGAACAATCAGGAAGTCGTTGACGTCGCCAAAAGGTTCAAGGATCCATATGCAGCCGCCAAGCAATTAATCGCCGAAGCATTAAAAAGAGACAGTAAAGATGATATATCATGCATAGTTGTTCGGTTCAAGGTGTAA
- the LOC112901063 gene encoding cryptochrome-1-like isoform X1 has protein sequence MSVSSSSMCGGGETGMRIVVWFRRDLRVEDNPALAAAARAGGEVVPAYVWSPEEDGPFHPGRVSRWWISQSLQHLDASLRRLGAGKLVTRRSTDAVVALLQLVRDTGATHVYFNHLYDPISLVRDHRLKEMLAAEGIVVQSFNADLLYEPWEVVDDEGQPFTMFAPFWNRCLSMPYDPPAPLLPPKKINSGNLSMCPSDDLIFEDESERGSNALLARAWTPGWQNADKALTAFLNGPLADYSVNRKKADSASTSLLSPHLHFGELSVRKVFHLVRMKQLVWSNEGNHAAEESCTLFLRSIGLREYSRYLSFNHPSSHERPLLAHLRFFPWVVDEWHFKLWRQGRTGYPLVDAGMRELWATGWLHDRIRVVVSSFFVKVLQLPWRWGMKYFWDTLLDADLESDALGWQYITGSLPDGRELDRIDNPQFEGYKFDPHGEYVRRWIPELARLPTEWIHHPWDAPVSVLQAAGIELGSNYPLPIVELDAAKARLQEALSEMWQLEAASRATMSNGMEEGLGDSSEVPPIEFPQELQMEVDRQPAQAMANVPMTARRRQDQMVPTMTSSLNRAETEVSADLGNSEDTRAQVPFHAHFEPRVERHDAIQNAEGPAPRINGVHQNNIFQQPQHHRREAVAPSVSEASSSWTGREGAVVPVWSPPAASGHSETFAADEADVSSRSYLDRHPQSHRLMNWSQLSQSLTTGWEVENSVQPNLIG, from the exons ATGTCGGTCTCGTCCTCGTCCATGTGCGGCGGCGGGGAGACCGGGATGAGGATCGTGGTGTGGTTCCGGAGGGACCTCAGGGTAGAGGACAACCCGGCgctagcggcggcggcacgcgcCGGAGGGGAGGTGGTGCCGGCGTACGTGTGGTCGCCGGAGGAGGACGGCCCTTTCCATCCGGGGCGCGTGTCCCGGTGGTGGATCAGCCAGAGCCTGCAGCACCTGGACGCCTCGCTCCGCCGGCTAGGGGCAGGAAAGCTCGTCACGCGGAGGTCGACCGACGCCGTCGTCGCGCTGCTCCAGCTGGTCCGCGACACCGGCGCCACGCACGTCTACTTCAATCATCTCTACG ACCCGATCTCGCTGGTCAGGGACCACCGGCTGAAGGAGATGCTGGCGGCTGAGGGCATCGTCGTGCAATCTTTCAATGCGGATCTGCTGTATGAGCCATGGGAAGTTGTTGACGATGAAGGGCAGCCATTCACCATGTTTGCCCCGTTCTGGAACAGGTGCCTCAGCATGCCGTACGATCCCCCGGCACCACTTCTGCCCCCGAAGAAGATCAATTCAG GTAACTTATCAATGTGCCCATCGGATGATCTGATCTTTGAGGATGAATCAGAGAGGGGAAGCAACGCCCTTCTGGCCCGAGCATGGACACCAGGATGGCAGAACGCAGACAAGGCGCTAACGGCCTTCCTCAACGGTCCTCTGGCTGACTATTCAGTGAACCGCAAGAAGGCTGATAGCGCGAGCACATCCCTACTTTCACCTCACCTCCATTTTGGTGAGCTTAGCGTGCGCAAGGTCTTCCACCTAGTTCGTATGAAGCAGCTTGTGTGGAGCAACGAGGGCAACCACGCTGCTGAGGAGAGCTGCACCCTGTTCCTGCGTTCCATTGGCCTGCGGGAGTACTCCCGCTATCTGAGCTTCAACCATCCAAGCAGCCATGAGAGGCCCCTCTTGGCACACCTCAGGTTTTTCCCCTGGGTGGTCGATGAGTGGCACTTCAAGCTTTGGAGGCAGGGAAGGACTGGGTACCCGCTTGTTGATGCTGGCATGAGGGAACTGTGGGCGACAGGGTGGTTGCATGACCGGATACGTGTGGTGGTGTCAAGCTTCTTTGTCAAGGTCCTTCAACTTCCATGGCGATGGGGTATGAAATACTTCTGGGACACTTTACTGGATGCTGATCTTGAGAGCGATGCACTGGGCTGGCAGTACATCACTGGCTCTCTTCCTGATGGGCGAGAGCTTGACCGCATTGACAACCCTCAG TTTGAAGGCTACAAGTTTGACCCGCATGGGGAGTATGTGCGACGGTGGATTCCGGAGCTTGCAAGGCTGCCGACAGAATGGATACATCACCCATGGGATGCACCTGTTTCCGTGCTACAAGCTGCAGGAATTGAGTTGGGCTCCAACTATCCTCTCCCCATAGTTGAGCTAGACGCAGCCAAAGCCAGGCTGCAAGAAGCCCTGTCAGAAATGTGGCAGCTGGAGGCCGCATCAAGGGCCACAATGAGCAATGGAATGGAGGAAGGCCTCGGCGACTCCTCGGAGGTTCCACCGATTGAGTTTCCTCAAGAATTACAGATGGAAGTCGATCGGCAGCCAGCCCAGGCAATGGCCAATGTGCCGATGACTGCTCGGAGGCGTCAGGATCAGATGGTGCCTACCATGACGTCTTCACTGAACAGAGCTGAAACAGAGGTTTCTGCCGACCTGGGGAACAGTGAGGACACTAGAGCACAGGTCCCGTTTCATGCACATTTCGAACCTCGAGTCGAGAGGCATGATGCAATCCAAAATGCAGAAGGCCCTGCTCCTAGAATCAACGGAGTTCACCAGAACAACATCTTTCAGCAACCTCAGCATCATAGGCGAGAAGCTGTTGCGCCATCCGTGTCGGAGGCTTCGAGTAGCTGGACCGGGAGAGAAGGCGCTGTAGTCCCAGTTTGGTCACCTCCTGCAGCATCAGGCCATTCAGAAACTTTTGCTGCTGACGAAGCTGACGTTTCTAGTAGGAGTTATTTGGATAGGCATCCGCAGTCGCACCGGTTGATGAACTGGAGTCAGCTATCCCAGTCATT GACAACAGGCTGGGAAGTGGAAAACTCCGTGCAGCCAAACCTAATCGGTTAG
- the LOC112901063 gene encoding cryptochrome-1-like isoform X2, whose protein sequence is MSVSSSSMCGGGETGMRIVVWFRRDLRVEDNPALAAAARAGGEVVPAYVWSPEEDGPFHPGRVSRWWISQSLQHLDASLRRLGAGKLVTRRSTDAVVALLQLVRDTGATHVYFNHLYDPISLVRDHRLKEMLAAEGIVVQSFNADLLYEPWEVVDDEGQPFTMFAPFWNRCLSMPYDPPAPLLPPKKINSGNLSMCPSDDLIFEDESERGSNALLARAWTPGWQNADKALTAFLNGPLADYSVNRKKADSASTSLLSPHLHFGELSVRKVFHLVRMKQLVWSNEGNHAAEESCTLFLRSIGLREYSRYLSFNHPSSHERPLLAHLRFFPWVVDEWHFKLWRQGRTGYPLVDAGMRELWATGWLHDRIRVVVSSFFVKVLQLPWRWGMKYFWDTLLDADLESDALGWQYITGSLPDGRELDRIDNPQFEGYKFDPHGEYVRRWIPELARLPTEWIHHPWDAPVSVLQAAGIELGSNYPLPIVELDAAKARLQEALSEMWQLEAASRATMSNGMEEGLGDSSEVPPIEFPQELQMEVDRQPAQAMANVPMTARRRQDQMVPTMTSSLNRAETEVSADLGNSEDTRAQVPFHAHFEPRVERHDAIQNAEGPAPRINGVHQNNIFQQPQHHRREAVAPSVSEASSSWTGREGAVVPVWSPPAASGHSETFAADEADVSSRSYLDRHPQSHRLMNWSQLSQSL, encoded by the exons ATGTCGGTCTCGTCCTCGTCCATGTGCGGCGGCGGGGAGACCGGGATGAGGATCGTGGTGTGGTTCCGGAGGGACCTCAGGGTAGAGGACAACCCGGCgctagcggcggcggcacgcgcCGGAGGGGAGGTGGTGCCGGCGTACGTGTGGTCGCCGGAGGAGGACGGCCCTTTCCATCCGGGGCGCGTGTCCCGGTGGTGGATCAGCCAGAGCCTGCAGCACCTGGACGCCTCGCTCCGCCGGCTAGGGGCAGGAAAGCTCGTCACGCGGAGGTCGACCGACGCCGTCGTCGCGCTGCTCCAGCTGGTCCGCGACACCGGCGCCACGCACGTCTACTTCAATCATCTCTACG ACCCGATCTCGCTGGTCAGGGACCACCGGCTGAAGGAGATGCTGGCGGCTGAGGGCATCGTCGTGCAATCTTTCAATGCGGATCTGCTGTATGAGCCATGGGAAGTTGTTGACGATGAAGGGCAGCCATTCACCATGTTTGCCCCGTTCTGGAACAGGTGCCTCAGCATGCCGTACGATCCCCCGGCACCACTTCTGCCCCCGAAGAAGATCAATTCAG GTAACTTATCAATGTGCCCATCGGATGATCTGATCTTTGAGGATGAATCAGAGAGGGGAAGCAACGCCCTTCTGGCCCGAGCATGGACACCAGGATGGCAGAACGCAGACAAGGCGCTAACGGCCTTCCTCAACGGTCCTCTGGCTGACTATTCAGTGAACCGCAAGAAGGCTGATAGCGCGAGCACATCCCTACTTTCACCTCACCTCCATTTTGGTGAGCTTAGCGTGCGCAAGGTCTTCCACCTAGTTCGTATGAAGCAGCTTGTGTGGAGCAACGAGGGCAACCACGCTGCTGAGGAGAGCTGCACCCTGTTCCTGCGTTCCATTGGCCTGCGGGAGTACTCCCGCTATCTGAGCTTCAACCATCCAAGCAGCCATGAGAGGCCCCTCTTGGCACACCTCAGGTTTTTCCCCTGGGTGGTCGATGAGTGGCACTTCAAGCTTTGGAGGCAGGGAAGGACTGGGTACCCGCTTGTTGATGCTGGCATGAGGGAACTGTGGGCGACAGGGTGGTTGCATGACCGGATACGTGTGGTGGTGTCAAGCTTCTTTGTCAAGGTCCTTCAACTTCCATGGCGATGGGGTATGAAATACTTCTGGGACACTTTACTGGATGCTGATCTTGAGAGCGATGCACTGGGCTGGCAGTACATCACTGGCTCTCTTCCTGATGGGCGAGAGCTTGACCGCATTGACAACCCTCAG TTTGAAGGCTACAAGTTTGACCCGCATGGGGAGTATGTGCGACGGTGGATTCCGGAGCTTGCAAGGCTGCCGACAGAATGGATACATCACCCATGGGATGCACCTGTTTCCGTGCTACAAGCTGCAGGAATTGAGTTGGGCTCCAACTATCCTCTCCCCATAGTTGAGCTAGACGCAGCCAAAGCCAGGCTGCAAGAAGCCCTGTCAGAAATGTGGCAGCTGGAGGCCGCATCAAGGGCCACAATGAGCAATGGAATGGAGGAAGGCCTCGGCGACTCCTCGGAGGTTCCACCGATTGAGTTTCCTCAAGAATTACAGATGGAAGTCGATCGGCAGCCAGCCCAGGCAATGGCCAATGTGCCGATGACTGCTCGGAGGCGTCAGGATCAGATGGTGCCTACCATGACGTCTTCACTGAACAGAGCTGAAACAGAGGTTTCTGCCGACCTGGGGAACAGTGAGGACACTAGAGCACAGGTCCCGTTTCATGCACATTTCGAACCTCGAGTCGAGAGGCATGATGCAATCCAAAATGCAGAAGGCCCTGCTCCTAGAATCAACGGAGTTCACCAGAACAACATCTTTCAGCAACCTCAGCATCATAGGCGAGAAGCTGTTGCGCCATCCGTGTCGGAGGCTTCGAGTAGCTGGACCGGGAGAGAAGGCGCTGTAGTCCCAGTTTGGTCACCTCCTGCAGCATCAGGCCATTCAGAAACTTTTGCTGCTGACGAAGCTGACGTTTCTAGTAGGAGTTATTTGGATAGGCATCCGCAGTCGCACCGGTTGATGAACTGGAGTCAGCTATCCCAGTCATTGTGA
- the LOC112901064 gene encoding ubiquitin carboxyl-terminal hydrolase 4-like isoform X1 — protein MLQLLFHASGFGLRLIWLWWWQERHLCQGWPDPPVAVAGDEGLVEALYFCIPFREQLLEYYANNKNPGDAEENLLTCLADLFMQISQAKKKTGVIAPKRFVQRVKKQNELFRSYMHQDAHEFLNFLLNELVDILEKESSAAKDSPQSSPEKAPNGPVQPLANGVKKEPPVTLVHKNFQGILTNETRCLRCETVTARDETFLDLSVDIEQNSSITSCLKNFCSTETLNAEDKFFCDKCCSLQEAQKRMKIKKAPHILVIHLKRFKYIEQLGRYKKLSYRVVFPMELKLSNTSDDVDTEYSLFAVVVHVGSGPNHGHYVSLVKSHNHWLFFDDENVEMVEEQTLQTFFGSSHEYSGNTDHGYILFYEGLGGKS, from the exons ATGCTGCAGCTGCTGTTTCATGCTTCGGGGTTCGGGCTGCGCTTGATCTGGCTGTGGTGGTGGCAGGAGAGACATCTTTGTCAGGGATGGCCTGATCCGCCAGTGGCGGTGGCAGGGGATGAGGGTCTTGTGGAG GCACTTTATTTTTGCATTCCATTCAGGGAGCAGTTACTGGAATATTACGCAAATAACAAAAATCCAGGAGACGCAGAGGAAAATCTTTTGACTTGTTTGGCTGACCTTTTTATGCAG ATAAGCCAAGCAAAGAAAAAAACTGGTGTCATTGCTCCAAAACGTTTTGTTCAGAGAGTGAAGAAACAGAATGAGTTGTTTCGCAGCTACATGCACCAG GACGCACACGAGTTCTTAAATTTCCTGTTGAATGAACTTGTTGATATTCTGGAAAAGGAGTCTAGTGCTGCGAAGGACTCCCCCCAATCATCTCCTGAAAAAGCTCCAAATGGTCCAGTTCAACCTTTAGCCAATGGAGTTAAAAAGGAGCCACCAGTTACCCTGGTCCATAAGAATTTTCAG GGCATACTGACGAACGAGACAAGATGCTTAAGATGCGAAACAGTAACTGCAAGAGATGAAACATTTCTTGATCTCAGTGTTGACATTGAACAAAATAGTTCTATTACAAGCTGCCTGAAAAACTTCTGCTCTACAGAGACTCTAAATGCAGAAGACAAATTCTTCTGTGACAAATGCTGCAG TTTGCAAGAAGCACAGAAGAGAATGAAGATCAAGAAGGCTCCCCACATATTGGTGATCCACCTAAAGCGCTTCAAGTACATTGAGCAGCTTGGCAGGTATAAGAAGCTTTCATACCGGGTGGTATTCCCCATGGAGTTGAAGCTCAGTAATACATCCGATGACGTAGACACCGAGTACTCCCTCTTCGCTGTCGTGGTCCATGTCGGAAGTGGCCCCAACCATGGGCATTATGTGAGCCTCGTCAAAAGCCACAACCACTGGTTGTTCTTTGATGACGAAAACGTGGAGATGGTTGAGGAGCAGACCCTGCAAACGTTCTTCGGTTCCTCACATGAATACTCAGGCAACACAGACCATGGGTACATCTTGTTTTACGAGGGCCTTGGTGGGAAGAGTTAG
- the LOC112901064 gene encoding ubiquitin carboxyl-terminal hydrolase 4-like isoform X2 → MVMGASGSKLEKALGDQFPEGERYFGLENFGNTCYCNSVLQALYFCIPFREQLLEYYANNKNPGDAEENLLTCLADLFMQISQAKKKTGVIAPKRFVQRVKKQNELFRSYMHQDAHEFLNFLLNELVDILEKESSAAKDSPQSSPEKAPNGPVQPLANGVKKEPPVTLVHKNFQGILTNETRCLRCETVTARDETFLDLSVDIEQNSSITSCLKNFCSTETLNAEDKFFCDKCCSLQEAQKRMKIKKAPHILVIHLKRFKYIEQLGRYKKLSYRVVFPMELKLSNTSDDVDTEYSLFAVVVHVGSGPNHGHYVSLVKSHNHWLFFDDENVEMVEEQTLQTFFGSSHEYSGNTDHGYILFYEGLGGKS, encoded by the exons ATGGTCATGGGAGCCAGCGGCTCCAAGCTCGAGAAGGCCCTCGGAGACCAGTTCCCGGAAGGCGAGCGCTACTTCGGCCTCGAGAACTTCGGCAACACCTGCTACTGCAACAGTGTCCTCCAG GCACTTTATTTTTGCATTCCATTCAGGGAGCAGTTACTGGAATATTACGCAAATAACAAAAATCCAGGAGACGCAGAGGAAAATCTTTTGACTTGTTTGGCTGACCTTTTTATGCAG ATAAGCCAAGCAAAGAAAAAAACTGGTGTCATTGCTCCAAAACGTTTTGTTCAGAGAGTGAAGAAACAGAATGAGTTGTTTCGCAGCTACATGCACCAG GACGCACACGAGTTCTTAAATTTCCTGTTGAATGAACTTGTTGATATTCTGGAAAAGGAGTCTAGTGCTGCGAAGGACTCCCCCCAATCATCTCCTGAAAAAGCTCCAAATGGTCCAGTTCAACCTTTAGCCAATGGAGTTAAAAAGGAGCCACCAGTTACCCTGGTCCATAAGAATTTTCAG GGCATACTGACGAACGAGACAAGATGCTTAAGATGCGAAACAGTAACTGCAAGAGATGAAACATTTCTTGATCTCAGTGTTGACATTGAACAAAATAGTTCTATTACAAGCTGCCTGAAAAACTTCTGCTCTACAGAGACTCTAAATGCAGAAGACAAATTCTTCTGTGACAAATGCTGCAG TTTGCAAGAAGCACAGAAGAGAATGAAGATCAAGAAGGCTCCCCACATATTGGTGATCCACCTAAAGCGCTTCAAGTACATTGAGCAGCTTGGCAGGTATAAGAAGCTTTCATACCGGGTGGTATTCCCCATGGAGTTGAAGCTCAGTAATACATCCGATGACGTAGACACCGAGTACTCCCTCTTCGCTGTCGTGGTCCATGTCGGAAGTGGCCCCAACCATGGGCATTATGTGAGCCTCGTCAAAAGCCACAACCACTGGTTGTTCTTTGATGACGAAAACGTGGAGATGGTTGAGGAGCAGACCCTGCAAACGTTCTTCGGTTCCTCACATGAATACTCAGGCAACACAGACCATGGGTACATCTTGTTTTACGAGGGCCTTGGTGGGAAGAGTTAG